One Anguilla rostrata isolate EN2019 chromosome 15, ASM1855537v3, whole genome shotgun sequence genomic window carries:
- the rprma gene encoding protein reprimo A, translated as MNSTAFNQSDSGLFSNRTDGILKCCNFSSVVTDNGFVATAPDERSLFIMRVVQIAVMCVLSLTVVFGIFFLGCNLLIKSEGMINFLVTDRRPSKEVEAVIVGAY; from the coding sequence ATGAATTCTACAGCGTTCAATCAATCAGACAGCGGACTCTTTTCCAACAGAACTGATGGGATTTTGAAATGCTGCAACTTCTCGTCTGTAGTGACGGATAACGGTTTTGTTGCTACAGCACCGGATGAGAGGAGTCTCTTCATCATGAGAGTTGTGCAAATAGCGGTCATGTGCGTGCTCTCGCTGACCGTGGTCTTCGGGATTTTCTTTTTAGGGTGCAATCTTCTCATCAAATCGGAGGGAATGATCAACTTTCTGGTTACGGACAGGAGACCATCTAAAGAGGTGGAGGCTGTCATTGTCGGTGCGTATTAA